A single window of Plasmodium reichenowi strain SY57 chromosome 14, whole genome shotgun sequence DNA harbors:
- a CDS encoding chromatin assembly factor 1 P55 subunit, putative: MKKLGNNLNTINDNNQNEESQHNYLGSNIDNYKYWQYNTILLYNVIMIYTCEWPSLFIEWLPKVYKNDEEYAYQDLILGTYTTEKNNYILILEVTLPSEEFSYSSFYYEKINDYRHNFCNDTSKNFRIKNKIYHESEINKISCYPENADIVACFCSDGNINIFNINDYYNKDDEDEIKNDNILTFDKTLKGHLYQGWGLEWDDKNNYISSCGDDSYLCIWDMNTSDKIMHPIVKYFNHNIPLQDCCWNDNNVLSVSENGHINIYDIRNKTVVNSICATNCTLNSIDVNPHNKNIFATAGTNKEIDLWDMRFTNKSLHRIISQKETIIKLKWDKFQPGILSSSTSDKFIYFFDTNKIGIEQTYEDSQDGPPELIFIHGGHSSNILDYSLNNSYSMMISSISEDNTLHIWQPSKQAYEDASDTYDDTEVE, translated from the exons ATGAAAAAGTTGGGTAATAATTTAAACActataaatgataataatcAGAATGAGGAATCAcaacataattatttaggttcaaatatagataattataaatattggcaatataatactatattattatacaatgttattatgatatatacTTGTGAATGGccttctttatttattgagTGGTTACCCAAAGTGTACAA AAATGATGAAGAATACGCTTACCAAGATTTAATATTGGGAACATATACGACGGAGAAGAATAActacatattaatattggag GTAACACTTCCTAGTGAAGAGTTTTCTTATTCCAGCTTTTATTACGAGAAGATTAACGATTATAGGCACAATTTTTGTAACGACACAAGCAAAAATTTCAGGATAAAGAATAAGATATACCATGAAAgtgaaataaataaaataagttGTTACCCAGAAAATGCAGATATTGTAGCGTGTTTTTGTTCAGatggaaatataaatatatttaatataaatgattattataataaagatgatgaagatgaaataaagaatgataatatattaacatttgATAAAACCTTAAAAGGTCATTTATATCAAGGATGGGGATTAGAATGggatgataaaaataattacatTTCTTCATGTGGTGATGATTCctatttatgtatatggGATATGAATACAAGTGACAAAATAATGCATCCAAtagtaaaatattttaatcataatattcCTTTACAAGATTGTTGTTggaatgataataatgtttTAAGTGTATCAGAAAATGGccatataaatatttatgatataCGTAATAAAACTGTAGTCAATTCTATTTGTGCTACGAATTGTACTTTAAATTCTATTGATGTAAATCctcataataaaaatatttttgcAACAGCTGGAACAAATAAAGAAATCGATTTATGGGATATGCGTTTTACAAATAAATCATTACATAGAATAATATCACAAAAAGAAactattattaaattaaaatggGATAAATTCCAACCAGGGATTTTATCATCTTCAACTAGtgataaatttatttatttttttgatacCAATAAAATTGGTATTGAACAAACTTATGAAGACTCACAGGATGGACCGCCCGAACTTATTTTCATACATGGTGGTCATTCATCAAATATACTGGACTATTCTTTGAATAATTCATATTCGAtg ATGATTTCCTCTATAAGTGAGGATAACACACTTCACATTTGGCAACCTTCCAAGCAAGCGTATGAAGACGCATCAGATACATACGACGATACAGAAGTGGAATga